The region ACGCAATCATTTCAGACAAATACATGCATGCGATGATGCGTTTTGGATACCACTTTTCAATTGTTGATTCCATTTGCGGCGATAATGACAGGCTGAACTACATTCGTTTCCGCTTTATGGGCGGGGGCGGTAAGTCGCATCAGCGCATGTTACGGTTGGATTTTATTGAACGAATCCTTTCCAAAAACAACTTCGCCGTCGAGCGCAAAGGCGACATGCTCAATGCACGGCACGGCATGGAAGAAGGGCATATTATCCAGCAACGCCTTGCATTACTTGGTTTACTGCTAGCCAAAACCCGTATGCTGGACATGCGTATCGAAGATACAAACGATGTTGATGCTCTTGAAAAAGAGTTCATTCAAGACTTAGGGAGCCTTACCTATTGATCGACCTACGCAAAACATTCTCCCGCATTCGATCAACTGCAACGCGCATAGCTAACGGCATGCGTCGCGGTGTCCCCTTTACTGCCTCTTCCGGTACGGAAGAGCATTCGGTATTTCCGGTTCACTACGTATCCTCTCGGCTTGCGCTAGGTCCTGCTCCAAGTACGCAACAACATTTTGCGGCAATCAAAGAACAAAAAATTTCCTGCATTCTGAACCTGTGTGCAGAATTGAAAGAACTTCCAGCGCTGGAAGAAAAAGCGGGTTTTGAAGTCTACTTTCTGCCAATAGAAGATGAGGAAGCGCCGGACTTGCTCCAGCTCGAAAAGGCTCTTGAGTGGATTGACGAACAAATGTTCCTTGGAAAGCATGTGTACATCCATTGCAGACACGGCATTGGTAGAACAGGAACAGTTTTCAATGCATACCTACTTCGTAGAGGCTTAGGGCACAGGCGTGCTGCAAAAATGTTGCACAAGCTACGGGCAGAGCCAACAAACTTTGCCCAATGGCGTGCTGTTCGCAACTATGGTGCACACAATCCGCCACTTTCAATTAAAGCCCCTACTCTAGAATTTGGTGAAGAAACCGCAGAATCGCTTGCCCCCTTCCTCAGCGATTATATGCAGTTGCAAAAAACTGCTGACACTATTTTGCTAGAGCATGATATTGATTCCATGTGCGGGACATTACATAATGCCTGTTGCCACTCCTGCGTCCCACTAACGCTCATAGAATCCCTTGCACTGGCAACGCATCTCAACACGTCTGTCCCCAGTGCAGCCCGTGCCGAAATTATAACCCGTGCCGCAGAGGTTGTGCGCCTTGAACAAAACAGCGCTCAAGGACTTTCCGGCACATTCTGCCTGTATAACACAGACATCCGATGTCCGCTTCTTAGCCACGGAACATGCCTACTGTACGCATACCGTCCGCTCCGCTGTCGCCTTTTCGGAATTACACCAGAGGTTGGAAAAACAATATGGGAAGATGTTCTGCACACACCGCTAGAGCATCTATCATCTCAAGTATATCTGAACGTAACAGGAACCCTGCCAGACCACACCACGCTCATGTTTACTATACCTGAGGTTCTTTCAGGCAAGTACGTCCAACGTCTATTTTCTTCTATGAAAGAGAAGTAAGGTTTGTATTTCGTTGAAACCGTAGTGAATGGCATTCGATCGGCATGAGGGTTTGGCTTTTTTGTAGTGACCCCGCAATGTGTATGCTTGGCTTCATCAGCAATGTCTCCGACGGGCAGGCGGGCGCTGCCCCCTGCACCCCCGCGAGAGGGACGCCCTCTCGACTGCGATTATGGGAAAATTTTTTTGCAATTAGCTACGTGGGATAGTTTATTCAGCAGAGCATCTTACAGTCCCATCGAGCACCTATTTTTTGTAACATCTTGTATTCATTACTCTAAGATCGTGATAAATTTCATTATCTATTTCGACCTTGCACAAGCTGAGTCTGTTTTGCTATTTGAATCCATTGTAACAAATACCACGTAATACTTTACGTACGTACCATCATATATTGGAGTCAAAAATGGCAACATTACCTGCAAGCGCCCTTCTTCAGCGCGATAAAAAAACCTACCAGATTCGTATTACCCCACCATG is a window of Halodesulfovibrio sp. DNA encoding:
- a CDS encoding dual specificity protein phosphatase family protein, producing MIDLRKTFSRIRSTATRIANGMRRGVPFTASSGTEEHSVFPVHYVSSRLALGPAPSTQQHFAAIKEQKISCILNLCAELKELPALEEKAGFEVYFLPIEDEEAPDLLQLEKALEWIDEQMFLGKHVYIHCRHGIGRTGTVFNAYLLRRGLGHRRAAKMLHKLRAEPTNFAQWRAVRNYGAHNPPLSIKAPTLEFGEETAESLAPFLSDYMQLQKTADTILLEHDIDSMCGTLHNACCHSCVPLTLIESLALATHLNTSVPSAARAEIITRAAEVVRLEQNSAQGLSGTFCLYNTDIRCPLLSHGTCLLYAYRPLRCRLFGITPEVGKTIWEDVLHTPLEHLSSQVYLNVTGTLPDHTTLMFTIPEVLSGKYVQRLFSSMKEK